One genomic segment of Vulpes vulpes isolate BD-2025 chromosome 2, VulVul3, whole genome shotgun sequence includes these proteins:
- the PAFAH1B1 gene encoding platelet-activating factor acetylhydrolase IB subunit beta isoform X1, giving the protein MVLSQRQRDELNRAIADYLRSNGYEEAYSVFKKEAELDMNEELDKKYAGLLEKKWTSVIRLQKKVMELESKLNEAKEEFTSGGPLGQKRDPKEWIPRPPEKYALSGHRSPVTRVIFHPVFSVMVSASEDATIKVWDYETGDFERTLKGHTDSVQDISFDHSGKLLASCSADMTIKLWDFQGFECIRTMHGHDHNVSSVAIMPNGDHIVSASRDKTIKMWEVQTGYCVKTFTGHREWVRMVRPNQDGTLIASCSNDQTVRVWVVATKECKAELREHEHVVECISWAPESSYSSISEATGSETKKSGKPGPFLLSGSRDKTIKMWDVSTGMCLMTLVGHDNWVRGVLFHSGGKFILSCADDKTLRVWDYKNKRCMKTLNAHEHFVTSLDFHKTAPYVVTGSVDQTVKVWECR; this is encoded by the exons aaatcgaGCTATAGCAGATTATCTTCGTTCAAATGGCTACGAAGAGgcatattcagtttttaaaaaggaagctgaATTAGATATG aatgaAGAATTAGATAAGAAATATGCTggtcttttggaaaaaaaatggacatcTGTTATTAGATTACAAAAGAAG GTTATGGAATTAGAATCAAAACTaaatgaagcaaaagaagaaTTTACGTCAGGTGGACCTCTTGGTCAGAAACGAGACCCAAAAGAATGGATTCCCCGTCCACCAGAAAAATATGCATTGAGTGGTCACAGGAGTCCAGTCACTCGAGTAATTTTCCATCCTGTGTTCAGTGTTATGGTCTCTGCTTCAGAGGATGCTACAattaag GTGTGGGATTATGAGACTGGAGATTTTGAGCGAACTCTTAAGGGGCATACAGACTCTGTACAGGATATTTCATTTGACCACAGTGGCAAGCTTCTGGCTTCCTGTTCTGCCGATATGACCATTAAACTATGGGATTTTCAGGGCTTTGAATGCATCAGAACCATGCACG GCCATGACCACAATGTTTCTTCAGTAGCCATCATGCCCAATGGAGATCATATAGTGTCTGCCTCAAgggataaaactataaaaatgtggGAAGTGCAAACTGG CTACTGTGTGAAGACATTCACAGGACACAGAGAATGGGTACGTATGGTGCGGCCAAATCAGGATGGCACTCTGATAGCCAGCTGTTCCAATGATCAGACTGTGCGTGTATGGGTCGTAGCAACAAAGGAATGCAAGGCTGAGCTTCGAGAACATGAGCATGTGGTAGAATGTATTTCCTGGGCTCCTGAAAGCTCATATTCTTCCATCTCTGAAGCAACAGGATCTGAG ACTAAAAAAAGTGGCAAGCCTGGGCCATTCTTACTGTCTGGATCCAGAGACAAGACTATTAAGATGTGGGACGTCAGTACTGGCATGTGCCTTATGACCCTC GTGGGTCATGATAACTGGGTACGTGGAGTTCTGTTCCATTCTGGGGGGAAGTTTATTTTGAGTTGTGCTGATGACAAGACCCTACGTGTGTGGGATTACAAGAACAAGCGATGCATGAAGACCCTCAATGCGCATGAACACTTTGTTACCTCCTTGG atttccaTAAGACGGCACCATATGTGGTTACTGGCAGTGTAGATCAAACAGTAAAGGTGTGGGAGTGCCGTTGA
- the PAFAH1B1 gene encoding platelet-activating factor acetylhydrolase IB subunit beta isoform X2, whose product MNEELDKKYAGLLEKKWTSVIRLQKKVMELESKLNEAKEEFTSGGPLGQKRDPKEWIPRPPEKYALSGHRSPVTRVIFHPVFSVMVSASEDATIKVWDYETGDFERTLKGHTDSVQDISFDHSGKLLASCSADMTIKLWDFQGFECIRTMHGHDHNVSSVAIMPNGDHIVSASRDKTIKMWEVQTGYCVKTFTGHREWVRMVRPNQDGTLIASCSNDQTVRVWVVATKECKAELREHEHVVECISWAPESSYSSISEATGSETKKSGKPGPFLLSGSRDKTIKMWDVSTGMCLMTLVGHDNWVRGVLFHSGGKFILSCADDKTLRVWDYKNKRCMKTLNAHEHFVTSLDFHKTAPYVVTGSVDQTVKVWECR is encoded by the exons ATG aatgaAGAATTAGATAAGAAATATGCTggtcttttggaaaaaaaatggacatcTGTTATTAGATTACAAAAGAAG GTTATGGAATTAGAATCAAAACTaaatgaagcaaaagaagaaTTTACGTCAGGTGGACCTCTTGGTCAGAAACGAGACCCAAAAGAATGGATTCCCCGTCCACCAGAAAAATATGCATTGAGTGGTCACAGGAGTCCAGTCACTCGAGTAATTTTCCATCCTGTGTTCAGTGTTATGGTCTCTGCTTCAGAGGATGCTACAattaag GTGTGGGATTATGAGACTGGAGATTTTGAGCGAACTCTTAAGGGGCATACAGACTCTGTACAGGATATTTCATTTGACCACAGTGGCAAGCTTCTGGCTTCCTGTTCTGCCGATATGACCATTAAACTATGGGATTTTCAGGGCTTTGAATGCATCAGAACCATGCACG GCCATGACCACAATGTTTCTTCAGTAGCCATCATGCCCAATGGAGATCATATAGTGTCTGCCTCAAgggataaaactataaaaatgtggGAAGTGCAAACTGG CTACTGTGTGAAGACATTCACAGGACACAGAGAATGGGTACGTATGGTGCGGCCAAATCAGGATGGCACTCTGATAGCCAGCTGTTCCAATGATCAGACTGTGCGTGTATGGGTCGTAGCAACAAAGGAATGCAAGGCTGAGCTTCGAGAACATGAGCATGTGGTAGAATGTATTTCCTGGGCTCCTGAAAGCTCATATTCTTCCATCTCTGAAGCAACAGGATCTGAG ACTAAAAAAAGTGGCAAGCCTGGGCCATTCTTACTGTCTGGATCCAGAGACAAGACTATTAAGATGTGGGACGTCAGTACTGGCATGTGCCTTATGACCCTC GTGGGTCATGATAACTGGGTACGTGGAGTTCTGTTCCATTCTGGGGGGAAGTTTATTTTGAGTTGTGCTGATGACAAGACCCTACGTGTGTGGGATTACAAGAACAAGCGATGCATGAAGACCCTCAATGCGCATGAACACTTTGTTACCTCCTTGG atttccaTAAGACGGCACCATATGTGGTTACTGGCAGTGTAGATCAAACAGTAAAGGTGTGGGAGTGCCGTTGA